Part of the Alphaproteobacteria bacterium genome, ATTATCCGCAATAAATGGTAGTGATTGATGCATCAAATAGTTTGGGTTAGTTTTCTTTAGTACTGTCTTCTTTTCTATTATCCTCTATCATTGGTATGTTCAGTCCCTCAATTTCCTGAAGTGTCTTCCCCGCAATCCCTTGTAAATCACCATACATTCCAGCTGTAGCGTCTATAACACCTCGAATCTGCTCTTCTCTCTTTGCCCAAAGACGTGTCATGGTTTTTCGTTCTCTGTCTAAATCATCTTGCATGTCTGAAAATTTTTCAACAATAGCCTCTACTCTGTGGCGGAATCGTGGGCCAGTCAAATATTGATAAACTAGTTCAGTCTTAGTTTGTTGACCTTCTCCAGCTTGGCGAGCTGAAGCAAGTTCAATTAAAGAATGACGAAGTGTCATCGCTAATGGAATTGCGTACTTAGGTTTGGCGATCCAAACGCCATCAACTAAACCAAAAGATTCAAATTCCTTTGGAAGAACTTGTGAAATGATCAATGCTATTTCAGCTTTTGCAGATCGTTGATCATCTCTCAGTTTTACTAACCAAGCATCACTCCAGTTCTTTGTGCGTTTGGATTCCCAAAGTATGGTCCCGCACATTTGTCCCAACGACCCAAAAACTTGATGTATCACGTCTCCCCCAAATTCGCCTTTGGGAACTGGCTGTATAATGTCTTGAGGAAAAGATGAGCGAAGATTATCCTCTAGCTCTAGTTCTTGAACTTCTCCTTGCAACTGTTGAGATCCTTGTTCAGCACGTTGCTTTAATTCCTCGATTTGGCGTTGCATAGCGGCCATTTGTGTTTGAGATTCTAATATCTTCAGCTTATGTACTTCGCTTACCTCTTTGGTTGTTTGCTCACGAACGAGTGTAAGAGAATCTTGCACTTTCTTCTCAATGGTCAAATCCATCTCTCTTTTTGCATCATCGAGCTCACGTTGTTTGCGAATAAGTTCCGCTTGAGCTTTTTGAGCTTCGCCCAGTTTAATATCGCGTTCTTTAAGAACTTCTTGAAGTTCACTAAGCGCAGTGGCTTTTTGCTCTAATTCAAGTGAAAGGGCAAACCTAGCTTTCCTTGCTTCTTCGGCAATAATTTTTTCCCGCTCTTCTTTTAGTTTGATTTCAACTTGTTCATGGAGAGAATTTTGAGCCTTAACTAAAGTCTCTTGTCGAACTCGTATTTCTTCTTCACGTTTGCTGACCTCAACTTCTTTTTGAGAGATCTTCTGCTCGTATTGAAGGCGTGTTGATTCGAGAAGTGGCGCTGCTAGGGATTCTGTAAGCTTGATTTCTGTTTTGCAAGCAGGGCAGGTAATTGTAGGTTCGGTCATAGGCATATTCCCTTCTATAATTAGAAAAATCTTAAAGGTTATTCAATGGACAGGCAATCTTTTATCAGTTTTCTGGCAATTTGAAGGTTTATAAGCTAGGGGGTAAATCCCCCCTAGAACCCCCGTTCTAATTTTTCAAATTTATGAATATTAAGAAGTCAGTTTTCTGACCTTTTCAA contains:
- a CDS encoding DUF2130 domain-containing protein — protein: MTEPTITCPACKTEIKLTESLAAPLLESTRLQYEQKISQKEVEVSKREEEIRVRQETLVKAQNSLHEQVEIKLKEEREKIIAEEARKARFALSLELEQKATALSELQEVLKERDIKLGEAQKAQAELIRKQRELDDAKREMDLTIEKKVQDSLTLVREQTTKEVSEVHKLKILESQTQMAAMQRQIEELKQRAEQGSQQLQGEVQELELEDNLRSSFPQDIIQPVPKGEFGGDVIHQVFGSLGQMCGTILWESKRTKNWSDAWLVKLRDDQRSAKAEIALIISQVLPKEFESFGLVDGVWIAKPKYAIPLAMTLRHSLIELASARQAGEGQQTKTELVYQYLTGPRFRHRVEAIVEKFSDMQDDLDRERKTMTRLWAKREEQIRGVIDATAGMYGDLQGIAGKTLQEIEGLNIPMIEDNRKEDSTKEN